The region GCCGCGCCGCCCGGACCTGACCAAGGGCACGCTCGACCACTCCACCCCGACCCTGCCGGCCGGCGCCGACGGCCGCCTGCCCTACTTCACCGCCGAGGCCGAGAGCCAAGTCGATACCCTGCGCCGCAACTGCGCGCGCCACGGCGTCGAACTGTTCGATTTCGACAGCGCTTACCGCGGCATCGTCCACGTGATCGGCCCGGAACTCGGCCTGACCCAGCCCGGCATGACCATCGTCTGCGGCGACAGCCACACCGCCACTCACGGCGCCTTCGGCGCGCTCGCCTTCGGCATCGGCACCAGCGAGGTCGGTCACGTCCTGGCCACTCAGTGCCTGCTGCAACGCAAGCCCAGGACCCTGGCGATCAACGTCGAGGGCAAGCTGGCGCCTGGTGTCGGCGCCAAGGACCTGATCCTGCACATCATCGGCGAGATCGGCGTCAACGGCGGCACCGGCCAGGTCATCGAGTACCGCGGCTCGACCATCCGCGCGCTGTCGATGGACCAGCGTATGACCGTATGCAATATGTCGATCGAAGCCGGCGCGCGCGCCGGCCTGATCGCGCCCGACCAGACCACCTTCGACTATCTGGCCGCGACCCCGCGCACGCCGCGCGGCGTCGACTTCGAGCGCGCCGTCGAACGCTGGAGCGCTTTCAAGACCGACGACGGCGCGGTGTTCGATCGCGAAGTGCATATCGACGCCAGCGCGATCAAACCGACCCTGACCTGGGGCACCCACCCCGGCCAAGTCGCGGCGATCGATGCGCATCTGCCGCAGGCGAACGATGCCGACGAAGCCAAGGCCCTGGCCTACATGGGCTTCGACGGCGGCGCGGCGATGGCCGGCCGCCCGGTCGACGTGGTCTTCGTCGGCAGTTGCACCAACTCGCGCTTGTCGGACCTGCGCGAAGCCGCGCAGGTGCTGCGCGGCCGCCACATCCATCCGCGCGTGCGCATGCTGGTGGTGCCGGGCTCGGAGCAGGTCAAGCGCGACGCCGAGGCCGAAGGCATCGACCGCATCGTCCGCGAGGCCGGCGCCGAATGGCGCGAGCCGGGTTGCTCGATGTGCATCGCCATGAACGGCGATCTCGTCGGCCCCGGCCAACTCGCGGTCTCGACCAGCAACCGCAATTTCGAGGGCCGCCAGGGCAAGGGCTCGCGCACCCTGCTGGCCTCGCCGCTGACCGCCGCCGCCTGCGCCATCGCCGGCCACGTCACCGACCCGCGTGCCTATCTCGCCACTGTGAAGGAGGTCGCGTAATGTCCGCGTCCCAATCCTCCGGCACCCACTTCGCCGCGGCGCAGTCCAATGACGGCTTCGTCGAGCTGATCGCGCGCACCGTGGTGCTGCGCGAACGCAATATCGACACCGACCAGATCATTCCGGCGCGCTTTCTCACCACCACCGAGCGCAAGGGGCTGGGCCGGTTCGCCTTCAACGACTGGCGCGCGCTGCCGGACGGCTCGCCGAACCCGGACTTCGTCTTCAACCGTCCAGAGAACGCAGGTGCCGCGATCCTCGTCGCCGGCCGCAATTTCGGCTGCGGCTCCTCGCGCGAACACGCGCCGTGGGCGCTGACCGACCTGGGCCTGCGCGCGGTCATCAGCAGCGAGATCGCCGACATCTTCCGCAGCAACTCGCTCAAGAACGGCCTGCTGCCGATCGTGGTCTCGCAGGAACTGCTGGACGAACTGCTGGACCAGCCCGGCATCGAGCTGCGCATCGACGTGCGCACGCGACGCCTGCACCTGCCCGACGGCCGTGCGATCGAGTTCCCGCTCGACGCCTTCGCCCAGACCTGTCTGATCGAAGGCGTGGACCAGCTCGGCTATCTGCTGCGCCAACTCGACACCATCAACCAATACGAACAGCGCCGCGCGACGGCACTGAACCCCCGCCAGGAGAATCAACATGCGCGCTGACATCGTCGTTCTGCCGGGCGACGGCATCGGTCCGGAAGTCACCGCCGCCGCGGTCGAAGTGCTGCGTGCGGTCGGCCGCCGCTACGGCCATCAGTTCACCCTCAACGAGCACCTGATCGGCGGCGCCGCGATCGATGCCAGCGGCGAGCCCTTGCCGGCTGCGACCCTGAGCGCCTGCCAGCGCGCCGATGCGGTCCTGCTCGGCGCGGTCGGTGGCCCCAAGTGGTCGGACCCGAAGGCGAAAGTACGTCCGGAGCAGGGCCTGCTGGCGCTGCGCAAGGGCCTGGGCCTGTACGCCAACCTGCGCCCGGTGCAACCGCACGCGGCCACCCTCGGCGCTTCGCCGATCAAGCCGCATCTGCTGGCCGGCGTCGACATGATCGTGGTGCGCGAACTGACCGGCGGCATCTATTTCGGCCAGAAGCAACGCAGCGAGACCAGCGCCAGCGACCTGTGCGAATACAGCGTCGAGGAAATCGAACGGGTCGTGCGCCGCGCCTGCCAGCTCGCGCGCGGCCGTCGCCAGCACGTGGTCTCGGTCGACAAGGCCAACGTGCTGGAAACCTCTCGCCTGTGGCGCGAAGTCGCCACCCGCATCGCCCGCGACGAGTTCCCGGACATCACCCTGGAGCACCAGTTGGTCGACTCGATGGCGATGCACCTGATCGCCAAGCCACGCGCATTCGACGTCATCGTGACCGAGAACATGTTCGGCGACATCCTCACCGACGAAGCCTCGATGCTGGCCGGTTCGCTGGGCCTGCTGCCGTCGGCCTCGCTCGGCGAAGGCAAGGTCGG is a window of Lysobacter antibioticus DNA encoding:
- the leuC gene encoding 3-isopropylmalate dehydratase large subunit, encoding MTTTSAPPSTLFDKLWDAHLVSPESDAVPAVLYIDLHLIHEVTSPQAFAELESRGLAPRRPDLTKGTLDHSTPTLPAGADGRLPYFTAEAESQVDTLRRNCARHGVELFDFDSAYRGIVHVIGPELGLTQPGMTIVCGDSHTATHGAFGALAFGIGTSEVGHVLATQCLLQRKPRTLAINVEGKLAPGVGAKDLILHIIGEIGVNGGTGQVIEYRGSTIRALSMDQRMTVCNMSIEAGARAGLIAPDQTTFDYLAATPRTPRGVDFERAVERWSAFKTDDGAVFDREVHIDASAIKPTLTWGTHPGQVAAIDAHLPQANDADEAKALAYMGFDGGAAMAGRPVDVVFVGSCTNSRLSDLREAAQVLRGRHIHPRVRMLVVPGSEQVKRDAEAEGIDRIVREAGAEWREPGCSMCIAMNGDLVGPGQLAVSTSNRNFEGRQGKGSRTLLASPLTAAACAIAGHVTDPRAYLATVKEVA
- the leuD gene encoding 3-isopropylmalate dehydratase small subunit; translation: MSASQSSGTHFAAAQSNDGFVELIARTVVLRERNIDTDQIIPARFLTTTERKGLGRFAFNDWRALPDGSPNPDFVFNRPENAGAAILVAGRNFGCGSSREHAPWALTDLGLRAVISSEIADIFRSNSLKNGLLPIVVSQELLDELLDQPGIELRIDVRTRRLHLPDGRAIEFPLDAFAQTCLIEGVDQLGYLLRQLDTINQYEQRRATALNPRQENQHAR
- the leuB gene encoding 3-isopropylmalate dehydrogenase, coding for MRADIVVLPGDGIGPEVTAAAVEVLRAVGRRYGHQFTLNEHLIGGAAIDASGEPLPAATLSACQRADAVLLGAVGGPKWSDPKAKVRPEQGLLALRKGLGLYANLRPVQPHAATLGASPIKPHLLAGVDMIVVRELTGGIYFGQKQRSETSASDLCEYSVEEIERVVRRACQLARGRRQHVVSVDKANVLETSRLWREVATRIARDEFPDITLEHQLVDSMAMHLIAKPRAFDVIVTENMFGDILTDEASMLAGSLGLLPSASLGEGKVGLYEPIHGSAPDIAGRGIANPCGTILSAAMLLRHSLGLNAEAECIEQAVAAVLEAGVLTADLAPAGQAVGTRAVTDAVLAQLELPCHIPELRD